One Glaciihabitans arcticus DNA window includes the following coding sequences:
- a CDS encoding GH1 family beta-glucosidase: MTQVFDTRIGAVVDAGTRAFPKDFLFGVATAAYQIEGAAHEGGRTDSIWDAFARVPGAVVDGHNGDVACDHYHRYESDVQLMADLGLQTYRFSTSWSRVQPDGGPVNAEGLDFYSRLVDQLLEKNIKPWLTLYHWDLPQALEEKGGWANRDTAYRFAEYAANVHDVLGDRVDAWTTLNEPWCSSFLSYIGGEHAPGRQEPEAGLAAGHHLLLAHGLAVQELRSRNPELQLGITLNLTVADPADPTDAGDLDAARRIDGQFNRFFLDPIFRGSYPDDLLADVAHLGFDKYVLPGDLEITSAPIDALGVNYYHGELVSAQPSVREASTAAPSERPKRSPFPAAEGVYWHARDLPTTAMGWEVQPEGLTRLLNRVKAEYTGTAVKLYVTENGAAYNDTVEDDGSVHDSERAAFLEQHLGAILDAIDDGTDVYGYFYWSLMDNYEWAWGYHKRFGIVRVDYETQERTLKDSAIHYRKIIARRTL, from the coding sequence ATGACGCAGGTGTTCGATACAAGAATCGGCGCTGTGGTGGATGCGGGCACCCGTGCCTTCCCGAAGGACTTCCTGTTCGGTGTCGCCACTGCCGCGTACCAGATCGAGGGGGCGGCCCACGAGGGCGGTCGCACCGACTCCATCTGGGATGCGTTCGCCCGCGTTCCGGGTGCGGTCGTCGACGGCCACAACGGTGACGTCGCCTGCGATCACTACCACCGCTACGAGTCCGACGTGCAGCTCATGGCCGACCTCGGCCTGCAGACCTACCGCTTCTCGACGTCGTGGTCACGTGTGCAGCCGGACGGCGGACCGGTCAACGCCGAGGGCCTCGACTTCTACTCGCGCCTCGTCGACCAGCTGCTCGAGAAGAACATCAAGCCCTGGCTGACCCTGTACCACTGGGACCTGCCGCAGGCCCTCGAGGAGAAGGGCGGTTGGGCGAACCGCGACACCGCCTACCGCTTCGCCGAGTACGCGGCCAACGTGCACGATGTGCTCGGCGACCGCGTCGACGCGTGGACCACCCTCAACGAGCCGTGGTGCTCGTCGTTCCTCAGCTACATCGGGGGCGAGCACGCGCCCGGTCGCCAGGAGCCGGAGGCGGGTCTTGCGGCCGGCCACCACCTGCTGCTGGCCCACGGGCTTGCGGTGCAGGAGCTGCGCTCGCGTAATCCGGAACTGCAGCTCGGCATCACGCTCAACCTGACGGTCGCCGACCCGGCGGATCCGACCGATGCGGGCGACCTTGACGCCGCGCGCCGCATCGACGGGCAGTTCAACCGGTTCTTCCTCGACCCGATCTTTCGGGGCTCGTATCCCGATGACCTGCTCGCGGATGTCGCGCACCTCGGCTTCGACAAGTACGTTCTGCCCGGCGACCTCGAGATCACGAGTGCGCCGATCGATGCGCTCGGCGTGAACTATTACCACGGGGAACTCGTGAGCGCTCAGCCGTCGGTCCGCGAGGCGAGCACCGCGGCGCCCTCGGAGCGCCCCAAGCGCTCACCCTTCCCAGCCGCGGAGGGTGTGTACTGGCACGCGCGCGACCTGCCGACCACGGCCATGGGCTGGGAGGTGCAGCCCGAGGGGCTCACCCGACTGCTGAACCGCGTCAAGGCCGAGTACACCGGCACCGCCGTCAAGCTGTACGTCACCGAGAACGGTGCCGCCTATAACGACACTGTCGAGGATGACGGTTCCGTGCACGACTCGGAGCGCGCCGCCTTCCTCGAGCAGCACCTCGGCGCCATCCTCGACGCCATCGACGACGGCACCGACGTCTACGGCTACTTCTACTGGTCGCTCATGGACAACTACGAGTGGGCCTGGGGCTACCACAAGCGTTTTGGCATCGTGCGAGTCGACTACGAGACGCAGGAGCGGACGCTCAAGGACAGCGCTATCCATTACCGTAAGATCATCGCCCGGCGAACCCTATAA
- a CDS encoding M15 family metallopeptidase, which yields MSKLPRVARAAVLILVAAAALSGCAPDRGPFPTADPTTPPPPVVTPTPTPTPTPTFDTTAFSIDDPASLWVVVNKLRPLDPQDYAAPDLVDVPVPYIYAPKLRAEASDAVVTMFADFTAETGLKMQSQSAYRSYGAQVSVYNGWVAKLGQAGADLTSARPGHSEHQTGLSIDISAQPAKCALSACFGDTPQGIWLAENAYKYGFILRYPNGLTSITGYEYEPWHYRYTGVLLSTEMHNTGTATLEEFFDLPAAPTYG from the coding sequence GTGTCGAAATTACCCCGCGTCGCTCGCGCTGCAGTGCTCATCCTCGTCGCGGCAGCGGCTCTTTCCGGGTGCGCCCCGGATCGCGGACCGTTCCCGACGGCCGATCCCACGACTCCGCCTCCGCCGGTCGTGACGCCGACGCCCACGCCGACCCCGACGCCGACGTTCGACACGACCGCGTTCTCGATCGATGACCCGGCGAGCCTCTGGGTGGTCGTGAACAAGTTGCGTCCGCTCGACCCTCAGGACTATGCGGCGCCCGACCTGGTCGACGTGCCGGTGCCCTACATCTATGCACCGAAACTGCGTGCGGAGGCCTCGGATGCCGTCGTGACCATGTTCGCCGATTTCACCGCGGAGACCGGACTGAAGATGCAGTCGCAGAGCGCCTACCGCAGCTATGGCGCACAGGTCTCTGTCTATAACGGCTGGGTCGCGAAACTCGGACAGGCTGGCGCCGACCTCACGAGTGCGCGCCCGGGTCACAGCGAGCACCAGACCGGCCTCTCCATCGACATCAGTGCCCAGCCCGCGAAGTGCGCCCTCTCCGCTTGTTTCGGTGACACTCCGCAGGGCATCTGGCTCGCCGAGAACGCCTACAAGTACGGCTTCATCCTGCGCTACCCGAACGGCCTCACGTCCATCACCGGATACGAGTACGAGCCCTGGCACTACCGTTACACCGGCGTCCTCCTGTCGACGGAGATGCACAACACCGGCACCGCCACCCTCGAGGAGTTCTTCGACCTCCCGGCAGCACCCACCTACGGCTGA
- a CDS encoding carbohydrate ABC transporter permease: MTQSLAPDVVVSRPTDSQPAPSGPDDERRIRRIAFGHRLSHWDVKLSPYLYISPFFILFAITGLFPLIYTGVVSLYDWHIIGGQGDFVGLKNFEWVLGQEKFWIALRNSFSIFLLSAIPQIILALIIAAILDQNLKAKTFWRMGVLVPYVVAPVAVALIFSNMFGDQYGLINNILGQIGLDPIGWHSQVVPSHLAIATMVNFRWTGYNALIFLAAMQAIPRDYYEAAAIDGASRIRQFFSITIPSLRPTLIFVIITSTIGGLQIFDEPRMYDSTGQGGASAQWMTITMYIYNQGFGVAGGGQFGHAAAAAWLLFLVIVIVGLINLLATRAIASTGTRSGK, encoded by the coding sequence ATGACCCAGTCACTCGCGCCCGACGTCGTCGTCAGCCGCCCGACCGACAGCCAGCCGGCACCGTCCGGCCCCGACGATGAGCGCCGCATCCGTCGCATCGCCTTCGGCCACCGACTCAGCCACTGGGACGTCAAGCTCTCCCCGTACCTCTACATCTCGCCGTTCTTCATCCTCTTCGCCATCACCGGACTGTTCCCGCTGATCTACACGGGCGTCGTGTCGCTCTACGACTGGCACATCATCGGCGGCCAGGGCGACTTCGTCGGCCTCAAGAACTTCGAGTGGGTGCTCGGCCAGGAGAAGTTCTGGATCGCGCTGCGCAACAGCTTCAGTATCTTCCTGCTGTCGGCGATCCCGCAGATCATCCTCGCCCTCATCATCGCGGCGATCCTCGACCAGAACCTCAAGGCCAAGACCTTCTGGCGCATGGGCGTGCTCGTGCCCTATGTCGTCGCCCCGGTCGCCGTCGCCCTCATCTTCAGCAACATGTTCGGCGACCAGTACGGCCTCATCAACAACATCCTCGGCCAGATCGGCCTCGACCCGATCGGCTGGCACTCGCAGGTCGTGCCGAGCCACCTCGCGATCGCCACCATGGTCAACTTCCGCTGGACCGGCTACAACGCCCTCATCTTCCTCGCCGCCATGCAGGCCATCCCGCGCGACTACTACGAGGCTGCGGCCATCGACGGTGCGAGCCGCATCCGCCAGTTCTTCTCGATCACCATCCCCTCACTGCGTCCGACCCTCATCTTCGTCATCATCACCTCGACCATCGGCGGCCTGCAGATCTTCGATGAGCCCCGTATGTACGACTCGACCGGACAGGGTGGCGCATCAGCGCAGTGGATGACGATCACCATGTACATCTACAACCAGGGCTTCGGTGTCGCGGGTGGCGGGCAGTTCGGCCACGCGGCCGCAGCGGCCTGGCTGCTGTTCCTCGTGATCGTCATTGTCGGACTCATCAACCTCCTCGCCACACGGGCGATCGCCAGCACCGGAACCAGGAGCGGAAAATGA
- a CDS encoding ABC transporter substrate-binding protein, whose amino-acid sequence MKISRRTTAVAIAGATAFALVATGCSSAAPGETDPNEKITLTVATFNDFGYSDELLAEYTKEHPNVTVKQTKAKTSDDARANYFTKLGAGSGLADVEAVEIDWFAELLQYSDKLTDLSSDDVKDRWLDWKANAATDADGRLIAYGTDIGPQAICYRSDLFKAAGLPTDRAEVATLLEGDWDHYFEVGQGFVAKSDAAWFDSVGSIMQGKLNQEVETLESKDGEIIAGTNPVVEAAYKDILAQSPDLSAHLSQWSEDWYAAFSNGAYATMLCPSWMLGIIEGEAEGVEGWDIADVYPNGGGNWGGSYLTVPAQGAHPEAAKEFAAWLTAPEQQLKAFVKTGNFPSQVALQDAPELLEVTRPFFNDAPVGELMAGRAAAVPADAPFKGVKYFQVMTALQNSLTRVDVDKTQNAKESWAQFLKDLDALK is encoded by the coding sequence GTGAAGATTTCACGACGCACAACGGCCGTCGCCATCGCAGGTGCCACAGCCTTCGCCCTCGTCGCCACCGGCTGTTCATCAGCCGCACCCGGCGAGACGGACCCGAACGAGAAGATCACCCTCACGGTCGCCACGTTCAACGACTTCGGCTACTCGGACGAGCTGCTCGCCGAGTACACGAAGGAGCACCCGAACGTCACGGTCAAGCAGACCAAGGCCAAGACCTCGGACGACGCCCGCGCCAACTACTTCACCAAGCTCGGCGCCGGCTCCGGCCTCGCCGACGTTGAAGCCGTCGAGATCGACTGGTTCGCCGAACTGCTGCAGTACTCCGACAAGCTGACCGACCTGTCGTCTGACGACGTGAAGGATCGCTGGCTCGACTGGAAGGCGAACGCAGCAACCGACGCCGACGGTCGCCTCATCGCCTACGGCACCGACATCGGACCGCAGGCCATCTGCTACCGCTCCGACCTGTTCAAGGCAGCCGGCCTCCCCACCGACCGCGCAGAGGTCGCCACCCTGCTCGAGGGCGACTGGGACCACTACTTCGAGGTCGGCCAGGGCTTCGTCGCGAAGAGCGACGCCGCCTGGTTCGACTCCGTCGGATCGATCATGCAGGGAAAGCTCAACCAGGAGGTTGAGACCCTCGAGTCGAAGGACGGCGAGATCATCGCCGGCACGAACCCGGTCGTCGAGGCCGCCTACAAGGACATCCTCGCCCAGTCGCCCGACCTCTCGGCTCACCTGAGCCAGTGGAGCGAAGACTGGTACGCGGCGTTCTCGAACGGCGCCTACGCGACCATGCTCTGCCCGAGCTGGATGCTCGGCATCATCGAGGGTGAAGCCGAGGGTGTCGAAGGCTGGGACATCGCCGACGTCTACCCCAACGGTGGAGGCAACTGGGGCGGTTCATACCTCACGGTTCCCGCCCAGGGCGCACACCCCGAGGCCGCTAAGGAGTTCGCCGCATGGCTGACCGCCCCCGAGCAGCAGCTCAAGGCGTTCGTCAAGACCGGCAACTTCCCCAGCCAGGTCGCGCTGCAGGATGCCCCCGAGCTGCTCGAGGTCACCCGCCCGTTCTTCAACGACGCTCCCGTCGGTGAGCTCATGGCCGGTCGCGCCGCGGCGGTTCCCGCTGACGCGCCCTTCAAGGGAGTCAAGTACTTCCAGGTCATGACCGCGCTGCAGAACTCCCTCACCCGCGTCGACGTCGACAAGACGCAGAACGCGAAGGAGTCCTGGGCACAGTTCCTGAAGGACCTGGACGCACTCAAGTAA
- the pgm gene encoding phosphoglucomutase (alpha-D-glucose-1,6-bisphosphate-dependent) — MTSRAGTPAQTEDLIDVEALVAAYYSLVPDVTNPDQKVVFGTSGHRGSSLDAAFNETHIAAITQAIVEYRASQGTTGPLFIGRDTHGLSRPAETTALGVLEANGVHALVDEFDDYVPTPSLSLAIITYNRGRTTDLADGIVITPSHNPPRDGGFKYNPPHGGPADSDATGWIANRANELIADGNRGVLRAEPSAVDTYDYRGAYVDDLANIIDFPAIAAAGIRIGADPLGGASVGYWKLIAEKYFTGTPSSLTVLGTGVDPQWGFMTLDWDEKIRMDPSSASVMASVVRHQREFDIVTGNDADADRHGIVTPDGGLMNPNHFLAVAIQYLYTHRPQWREDAAIGKTLVSSTMIDRVAAALGRTLWEVPVGFKWFVPGLIDGSVAFGGEESAGASFLRFDGTVWTTDKDGIILCLLASEIRAVTGKSPSELYASLVAQYGDPAYERVDAAATKAQKAALGKLNGSAITASTLAGDPIIARLSEAPGNGAAVGGVKVVTERAWFAARPSGTEDVYKIYAESFAGPSHLKQVQAEARAIVDEALGG; from the coding sequence ATGACCTCGCGTGCCGGAACCCCCGCCCAGACCGAAGACCTTATCGACGTGGAAGCTCTCGTCGCGGCCTACTACTCGCTGGTTCCGGATGTCACGAATCCCGACCAGAAGGTCGTCTTCGGTACCAGCGGGCATCGCGGGTCATCCCTCGATGCGGCGTTCAACGAGACCCACATCGCGGCCATCACCCAGGCGATCGTCGAGTACCGGGCCTCGCAGGGCACCACGGGCCCGCTCTTCATCGGGCGGGACACCCACGGCCTCTCCCGCCCCGCCGAGACCACTGCACTCGGGGTGCTCGAGGCGAACGGCGTGCACGCCCTTGTCGACGAATTCGACGACTACGTGCCCACCCCTTCACTGAGCCTCGCGATCATCACCTACAACCGCGGGCGCACCACGGACCTCGCCGACGGCATCGTTATCACGCCCTCGCACAACCCTCCCCGCGACGGCGGCTTCAAGTACAACCCGCCGCACGGAGGGCCGGCCGACTCCGACGCGACCGGCTGGATCGCAAACCGCGCCAACGAACTCATCGCCGACGGCAACCGGGGAGTACTGCGCGCCGAGCCGTCCGCCGTCGACACCTACGACTACCGTGGCGCCTACGTCGACGACCTCGCGAACATCATCGACTTTCCCGCGATCGCGGCCGCCGGAATCCGCATCGGTGCCGATCCCCTCGGCGGCGCGAGTGTCGGCTACTGGAAGCTCATCGCCGAGAAGTACTTCACCGGCACCCCCTCCTCGCTGACCGTTCTCGGCACCGGCGTCGACCCGCAGTGGGGATTCATGACCCTGGACTGGGACGAGAAGATCCGCATGGACCCGTCATCGGCATCGGTCATGGCCTCGGTCGTTCGCCACCAGCGCGAGTTCGACATAGTGACCGGCAATGATGCCGATGCAGACAGGCATGGGATCGTGACACCGGATGGCGGCCTGATGAATCCCAACCATTTTCTGGCCGTGGCCATCCAGTACCTCTATACGCACCGTCCTCAGTGGCGCGAGGATGCCGCCATTGGCAAGACACTCGTCTCGAGCACCATGATCGACCGGGTCGCCGCCGCGCTCGGGCGCACCCTGTGGGAGGTGCCGGTCGGCTTCAAGTGGTTCGTGCCCGGGCTCATCGACGGGTCGGTTGCGTTCGGCGGCGAGGAGAGCGCGGGGGCGAGTTTCCTGCGATTCGACGGCACCGTGTGGACGACGGACAAGGACGGCATCATCCTGTGCCTGCTCGCGTCGGAGATCCGAGCGGTGACCGGCAAGTCGCCGTCGGAGCTGTATGCCTCGCTTGTCGCTCAGTATGGCGACCCCGCCTACGAGCGTGTGGACGCCGCCGCCACCAAGGCTCAGAAGGCCGCGCTCGGAAAGCTCAACGGGTCGGCGATCACGGCCTCGACTCTTGCTGGCGACCCGATCATCGCCCGGCTCTCGGAAGCCCCCGGCAACGGAGCCGCCGTCGGAGGGGTCAAGGTCGTCACCGAGCGCGCGTGGTTCGCAGCCCGCCCGTCCGGCACCGAGGACGTCTACAAGATCTACGCGGAGTCGTTCGCCGGCCCGTCTCACTTGAAGCAGGTCCAGGCCGAGGCGCGTGCCATCGTGGATGAGGCGCTCGGCGGGTAG
- a CDS encoding MDR family MFS transporter yields MTHRQILFIIFGLMAGMFLSALDQTIVGTSMRTIADDLKGLDAQAWVTTAYLITSTIATPIYGKLSDLFGRRPLFIIAIVIFLIGSVAAGFSSSMYELAGFRALQGLGAGGLMALPLAIMGDILAPRERAKYQGYFLAVFGISSVIGPLVGGLFAGTPEILFVTGWRWVFLINLPIGVIALAIVLRFLHIPHTRHSVRIDWWGAATVILALVPLLLVAEQGRTWGWDSPAALACYIIGVLGVAAFIVSERLMGDDALIPLKLFRNQTFSMSTVLGVLVGFGMFGAMMTIPLYLQLVNGATPTESGFLMLPMILGLMIASIVSGQLIARTGVYKWFPRVGTALMALGFFWFTFATADKPVWFMMIGMFIIGLGLGQMMQTLTIAAQNSVGPRDIGVATSSSTFFRQIGGTLGVAILFSVLYTRIPETIAAAFKDKSNLAGLQAAATDPDVVADPANKGILELLSSAQGGDSSSVSESLNGDSSFLNGADPRLSAPFLQGFNDAAVSIFWVGLVVVLVAFVLSWFLKATPLRSKSALQENAEAEAAVAAQRAADQTGALVEPGTGAVNVVDAGSSAATSGSIDKK; encoded by the coding sequence ATGACGCACCGCCAGATCCTCTTCATCATCTTCGGACTTATGGCCGGGATGTTCCTCTCGGCACTCGACCAGACCATCGTGGGCACCTCGATGCGCACGATCGCCGACGACCTCAAGGGCCTCGACGCGCAGGCCTGGGTCACGACCGCCTACCTGATCACGTCCACGATCGCCACGCCGATCTACGGCAAGCTCAGCGACCTCTTCGGTCGTCGCCCGTTGTTCATCATCGCGATCGTGATCTTCCTGATCGGCTCGGTGGCCGCCGGGTTCTCGAGCTCGATGTACGAGCTGGCGGGCTTCCGCGCCCTGCAGGGCCTCGGCGCTGGCGGCCTCATGGCCCTTCCGCTCGCCATCATGGGCGACATCCTCGCCCCGCGCGAGCGCGCGAAGTACCAGGGCTACTTCCTCGCGGTCTTCGGCATCTCGAGCGTCATCGGCCCGCTCGTCGGTGGCCTGTTCGCCGGAACCCCGGAGATACTGTTCGTCACCGGCTGGCGCTGGGTGTTCCTGATCAACCTGCCGATTGGCGTGATCGCGCTCGCGATCGTGCTGCGCTTCCTGCATATCCCCCACACCCGTCACTCGGTGCGCATCGACTGGTGGGGTGCGGCAACCGTCATCCTCGCTCTCGTGCCGCTGCTGCTCGTCGCGGAACAGGGCCGCACCTGGGGCTGGGACTCCCCCGCCGCCCTCGCCTGCTACATCATCGGCGTGCTCGGCGTCGCCGCGTTCATCGTGAGCGAGCGTCTTATGGGGGACGACGCGCTGATCCCGCTCAAGCTGTTCCGCAACCAGACGTTCAGCATGTCGACGGTGCTCGGAGTGCTCGTGGGGTTCGGCATGTTCGGTGCCATGATGACGATCCCGCTGTACCTGCAGCTCGTGAACGGCGCGACCCCGACGGAGAGCGGCTTCCTGATGCTGCCGATGATCCTCGGCCTGATGATCGCGTCCATCGTGAGCGGGCAGCTGATCGCCCGCACCGGTGTCTACAAGTGGTTCCCCCGAGTAGGCACGGCGCTGATGGCCCTCGGCTTCTTCTGGTTCACCTTCGCGACGGCCGACAAGCCGGTGTGGTTCATGATGATCGGGATGTTCATCATCGGTCTGGGGCTCGGCCAGATGATGCAGACTCTCACCATCGCAGCCCAGAACTCGGTGGGGCCGCGGGATATCGGTGTCGCCACATCCTCGTCGACGTTCTTCCGCCAGATCGGTGGAACGCTGGGCGTTGCGATCCTGTTCTCGGTGCTGTACACGCGCATCCCGGAGACAATCGCCGCCGCGTTCAAGGACAAGTCCAACCTGGCCGGCCTGCAGGCCGCAGCGACCGACCCCGATGTGGTGGCGGACCCCGCCAACAAGGGGATCCTCGAGCTGCTGTCCAGTGCGCAGGGCGGCGATTCCTCCTCGGTGAGCGAGTCGCTCAACGGAGACAGCTCCTTCCTCAACGGTGCCGACCCGCGTCTCAGCGCTCCCTTCCTGCAGGGGTTCAACGACGCCGCCGTGTCGATCTTCTGGGTCGGTCTGGTTGTGGTGCTGGTCGCCTTCGTGCTGAGCTGGTTCCTCAAGGCGACGCCGCTGCGCTCCAAGTCAGCGCTGCAGGAGAACGCCGAGGCCGAGGCTGCCGTGGCCGCTCAGCGTGCCGCCGACCAAACCGGTGCGCTCGTGGAGCCCGGAACGGGAGCCGTGAACGTGGTCGATGCAGGGTCGTCGGCCGCGACATCCGGAAGCATCGACAAAAAGTAG
- a CDS encoding carbohydrate ABC transporter permease → MTTAVKTRPTSWGSKRSARAAATNKPTILGYAFLVIVILGSLFPLYWSFLIGSGDASTLRNLDVNWLPGGNFLANAAKVLENESVGFWRALGNSLIVSTTVAVSVVLFSTLAGYAFAKLKFRGSRPLLVFVIATMAVPTQLGIVPLFIAMSQWFHLSGNILAVILPALVSAFGVFWMTQYLSQALPDELIEAARVDGANMIQTFWYIALPAARPAAAMLGLFIFIGTWTNFFWPFIILDSNNPTLPVALSLLQSNFFVDYSIVLAGVLLSTIPLLILFVVAGKQLVSGIMQGAVKG, encoded by the coding sequence ATGACCACCGCAGTGAAGACCCGCCCCACCAGCTGGGGCTCCAAGCGCAGCGCACGTGCCGCCGCCACCAACAAGCCGACGATCCTCGGCTACGCGTTCCTCGTGATCGTCATCCTGGGCTCGCTGTTCCCGCTCTACTGGTCGTTCCTCATCGGCAGCGGCGACGCGTCGACGCTGCGCAACCTCGACGTCAACTGGCTGCCGGGCGGCAACTTCCTCGCGAACGCCGCCAAGGTGCTCGAGAACGAGAGCGTCGGATTCTGGCGCGCCCTCGGCAACAGCCTCATCGTCTCGACGACGGTCGCGGTGTCGGTCGTGCTGTTCTCTACCCTCGCCGGGTACGCCTTCGCGAAGCTGAAGTTCCGCGGCAGCCGCCCCCTGCTCGTCTTCGTGATCGCCACGATGGCCGTGCCCACGCAGCTCGGCATCGTGCCGCTGTTCATCGCCATGTCGCAGTGGTTCCACCTCAGCGGCAACATCCTCGCCGTCATCCTTCCCGCCCTGGTCTCGGCCTTCGGCGTGTTCTGGATGACGCAGTACCTCTCGCAGGCACTTCCCGACGAGCTCATCGAGGCGGCCCGCGTGGACGGCGCCAACATGATCCAGACCTTCTGGTACATCGCCCTGCCGGCAGCGCGCCCGGCGGCCGCCATGCTCGGCCTGTTCATCTTCATCGGCACCTGGACGAACTTCTTCTGGCCGTTCATCATCCTGGACAGCAACAACCCGACCCTCCCCGTCGCGTTGTCGCTGCTGCAGAGCAATTTCTTCGTGGACTACTCGATTGTGCTCGCGGGAGTTCTGCTCTCCACCATTCCCCTGCTTATCCTGTTTGTTGTGGCCGGCAAGCAGCTGGTCTCCGGAATCATGCAGGGCGCGGTGAAGGGATGA
- a CDS encoding amidase domain-containing protein codes for MPERRRSRLRVWLVAGGCVLVLVAAVAIGVRPGSVTPSGGAATSGVDAQLAYLDEHWQERNTSQFGSLADTDCVNFTSQGLLARGWTMNADWWQLSVFGWNRYAKPWVSSTAFRDYVAAHPELGSSVEAADAQLGDIVQFDWDNSGNRDHTATVSRIDADGTIRVIQHSADRQFEAVDALIADHADGNGTAYFWHPAD; via the coding sequence ATGCCTGAGCGCCGCCGAAGCCGCCTCCGCGTCTGGCTCGTCGCGGGCGGGTGCGTTCTTGTGCTGGTCGCTGCGGTGGCCATCGGCGTGCGGCCGGGTTCGGTCACCCCGTCCGGCGGCGCTGCCACATCCGGTGTGGATGCCCAGCTCGCCTACCTCGACGAGCACTGGCAGGAGCGCAACACGTCCCAGTTCGGCTCTCTCGCCGACACCGATTGCGTCAACTTCACCAGCCAGGGTTTGCTCGCGCGCGGGTGGACCATGAATGCGGACTGGTGGCAGCTCTCCGTGTTCGGGTGGAACCGGTACGCGAAGCCGTGGGTCAGTTCGACCGCCTTCCGCGACTACGTGGCCGCCCATCCCGAACTGGGCTCCTCTGTCGAAGCGGCGGATGCCCAGCTCGGCGACATCGTGCAGTTCGATTGGGACAACTCGGGCAACCGGGACCACACCGCGACCGTCTCCCGCATCGATGCGGATGGCACGATTCGCGTCATCCAGCACTCCGCCGACCGCCAGTTTGAGGCGGTTGACGCCCTCATCGCCGACCACGCTGACGGCAACGGCACCGCCTACTTCTGGCATCCCGCCGACTGA